Genomic DNA from Candidozyma auris chromosome 1, complete sequence:
ATGAAATATAGGGCACTTTGAGGGATTGCTCCTTCTCTCAATTCCGATCAATGTGCGTAACAGAGAGCATGCCTCAGTAAAATCCTGCATGACACTTGCTGGTGTCTAATTATCGACGAGAGTAACGATAACCCTTTCTCAATCTAGTGAGATTGAACGTTCGCCGTTACCCTATTGATTTCATTCATCGATCAGCTTTTCTAGCCGGCGCATAAACTATGTTGTCTGATAAGGAATTGTACgaattgaacaaaaaaGCCGTCACGGAGGgcttcaagatcaaaccCAGAATCAACTACAACACCGTCGGTGGTGTCAACGGTCCTTTGGTGATCTTGGACAATGTCAAATTTCCTTCCTTCAATGAGATTGTAAACTTAACCTTGCCTGATGGCTCTGTGAGAGCTGGTCAGGTTTTGGAAGTCAGAGGCTCGAAGGCTATTGTCCAGGTGTTCGAGGGTACCTCAGGCATCGATATCAAAAAGACTAGAGTGGAGTTTACCGGcgagaacttgaagattgCTGTATCTGAGGACATGTTGGGACGTGTGTTTGACGGTTCTGGTCGCCCAATTGATAAGGGCCCTAGAATTTTTGCTGAGGACTACTTGGATATCAACGGATCTCCAATCAACCCTTACGCTCGTATCTACCCTGAGGAAATGATCTCGACGGGTATATCTGCCATTGATACAATGAACTCGATTGCCAGAGGTCAAAAGATTCCTATTTTTTCTGCGTCCGGTTTGCCTCATAACGAAATTGCCGCTCAGATTTGCAGACAGGCTGGTTTGGTGAGACCAACGAAGGATGTTCATGATGGCCACGAGGACAATTTCTCCATCGTTTTCGCTGCTATGGGTGTTAACTTGGAGACTTCCAGATTCTTCAAGCAGGACTTCGAGGAGAACGgctctttggaaagaacttccttgtttttgaacttgGCAAACGACCCCACCATTGAGAGAATTATTACTCCAAGATTAGCCTTGACCACTGCTGAGTACTTGGCTTACCAGACGGAGAGACACGTGTTGACCATTTTGACTGATATGTCTTCGTATGCTGATGCCTTGAGAGAAGTGTCCGCTGCGAGAGAAGAAGTGCCAGGTAGAAGAGGTTACCCAGGTTACATGTACACAGATTTGTCTACTATTTACGAAAGAGCTGGTAGAGTTGAGGGCAGAAACGGTTCAATTACCCAGATTCCTATTTTGACAATGCCTAACGATGATATCACACACCCTATCCCTGATTTGACCGGATATATCACTGAGGGCCAGATTTTCGTTGATCGTCAATTGTCCAACAGAGGTATCTACCCACCAATCAACGTGTTGCCTTCTTTGTCCCGTTTGATGAAGTCTGCCATCGGTGAAGGTATGACCAGAAAGGACCATGGTGATGTTTCCAACCAGTTGTATGCTAAGTACGCCATTGGTAGAGATGCTGCTGCCATGAAGTCCGTCGTTGGTGAAGAGGCTTTGTCTACAGAGGACAAGTTGTCCcttgagttcttggagaagtttgagaagaatttCATTGCTCAGGGTGCCTACGAGGACAGATCAGTGTTTGATTCCTTGGACCTTGCTTGGTCATTGTTGAGAATCTACCCTAAGGAGATGTTAAACAGGATCAGTCCAAAGATCTTGAATGAATTTTACGATAGAGCCAGAGACCAAGAcgaggatgacgaggatgaaAACCCAGATAAGTCCCACGACTTGATTGACGCTTAAACATCACAACGATTACTCCACTTTATAGCATTTAGTCTCACATCTCAACTAGAGtatcttttcttttgtctttttaAACGctacttcaacaaaagtaTTTCATGTAAAGAGTTCATGAAAAGAATTATGTTTCACAGTATACCTGTAAAGATGCTATAGAATAAATGAGTGTCTAATGAACCTGTCGCTCAATGCTtagcagaagcagcagcagcttcctgttctttcttcaagttacCAATGTAGTTAATGGCAGAACCAgccttgaagaattcaaTTTGATCCTTGGACATAGTGTGCTTACACAAAATCTCGAACTCATCAGACCCATCCTTTTTGGCAACCCTAATTCTTAAAGTGCCGCCGTTGTCACCGTTTTTAGCAACCATATCCCTTAAGTCGATGGTGGTAATCTGGTCACCAGCCAGAATCTTATCGTAGTCTGCCTCATCAGCAAATGTCAAAGGCAACATAccttgcttcttcaagttggtTTCGTGAATTCTGGCGAAAGACTTCACCAAAATGATAGATCCACCAGTGAATCTGGGGGACATGGCAGCATGTTCTCTAGCAGAACCTTCACCGTAGTTATGCTCAGCAACGACAATCCAAGGGcgcttctcttccttccaCTTGAACATTAACTCGGGGATTCCGTATGCGTCACCGTTGAGATCGTATGCTGTGTTGACTTCACCAGTCTCCTTGTTAACGGCACCGATCAAAGTGTTGTAGGATATGTTTTCAAGATGACCCTTGTACTTCAACCACGACCCAGCAGCGGAAATGTGATCGGTAGTACACTTACCCTCAACCTTCAATAAGACAGTGGTTGACAACTCATCGCCAGACCATGGATCGAATGgctcaagaatttgaagtcTGTCGGAGTCTGGAGACACATTGACTTGGACCTCAGGCTTTGGTTGAGGGTTGGCCTCAGGGTAGAACTCCTCGCGGCCCTTGATGAATCCTTCGCCAGGCAATTCAACGCCCTCTGGAGGACTAAACTTGAATTCGTCGCcgttttcttttttgatgCTATCCGTAAGAGGGTTGAAGTTCATGTCACCAGAGTAAATCATGGCAGTGACAATATCAGGGGAGGTCAAAAAATTCATGGTGTTTCTGTTCCCGTCGTTTCTCGCTTTGAAGTTTCTGTTGAAAGAGGTGAAGATAGCATTGGAAGATGTAGAAGTCTTTGGGACATCTGTTCTGTCCCACTGACCAATGCAAGGACCACAGGCGTTAGCCAAGACGATGGCACCGTTTCTTTCGAAGATCTCTGTCAAACCATCTCTTTCTATGGTGGCTCTAATTTGCTCAGAACCAGGAGTGACAAAAAATGGAATCTTAGGCTTCAAACCGGCCTTCTCTGCCTGGATAATGATGGACGCAGCACGAGACATGTCTTGGTACGAAGAGTTTGTGCACGAGCCGATCAACCCAGCGCTAACATTAGATGGCCAGCCATCGGCCTTGGCCTTAGTGCCAAAGTCAGAGATTGGGGTCGACAAGTCCGGGGTGAAAGGACCGTTAATGTGAGGCTCTAAGGTATTCAAGTCAATCTCGATGATCTTATCGTATTCAGCACCATCGTCtgccttcaagaagttgtacTTGTGTAAAGCTACATCGGCAGCCTGTGAAATCGGGCCTCTGTTAGTCTGGATCAAGTAACGACGGTGAGCATCCTGATAAGGAAAAGTAGACGTGGTGGCGCCAATTTCAGCACCCATATTGCAGATAGTAGCCATACCAGTACAAGATAAGGTTTCCacaccttcaccaaaatatTCAACAATGTAGCCTGTACCACCACGTACGGTTAAGATGCCCGCAAGGTGAGTTATGACATCCTTAGGAGAAGTCCATCCGTTCATTCTGCCGGTCAATTTCACACCCAAAATCTTTGGCGCCTTCAACTCCCATGGTGTTCCTGTGAGCCCATCCACAGCGTCCGCACCACCCACACCAATGGCAATTGCACCCAACCCACCAGCGTTAGGGGTGTGCGAGTCTGTGCccaacatcatcaaaccTGGCACCGAGAAGTTTTCGAGGACAATCTGGTGAATAATGCCCGAACCGGGTCCCCAGAATTGAATCCCATACTTTTCACCGCAACTTTGTAAAAAATCAAACACCTCCTTGTTCGTGGCTATAGACGACGTCAAGTCAGACTCAGCGCCATCTTTGCCCACAATCAAGTGATCGCAGTGGATCGAAGCAGGCACCGCAGTTCTGCTCATGCCCGTGGTCATGAACTGTAACAAGGCTGTTTGTGCTGAGGCGTCTTGCATGGCCACTCTATCCGGATGAAGCTTCAAGTACTGCTGCCCACGAATGTTGGATAAGTCGCCATTGCACGCAGACAAGCTTTCATTTGGGTCGACCAAGTGGGAGTACAaaatcttctctgccaacGTCAAGGGTTTGTCGTTCACTAAGTTtctgacttcttgaagatttgtTATAAGCTTGGCGTAGGGAGGTGTTCTGGCTTCGTACTCTGGGGGAACCGAAAAGGCAGACGCGAGATCGCTGGTGCTGCTAGTGGCCAATCTCCGGGCTAAGAGCCTCTTGGAGACATGGACCGTGCTTCTGGAAGAGAGCATGACTTTTTGGTAGTGAAACTTCTTGGTCGTGGTTGTACTTTGCACGGTAAATTTTTCACCACTATACCCCACTGTGCACAAAGGTCCTACACATCGGCCAATAGATAACGCTGTAGTTGTGCTTATAATGCGCGGAAGCTTCCCTTACTCTGTCTAGATAATGTGACTCACCCGTTTATTGCCGTGCGCATAATACACTGGACTAGATTCTGAGGCATGTTGTGCGCAGGGTGAACCAAGTATCTAGATACTGAGACGCACTGGGTACAAGAGCAGACTATACACCAGACATCACACAACAAACTATACCATTTATGCCACTATTCCGCACTTACATGTTGCACAAAAAGAATAACGATGTAAACACTATTTTTCTTAATCATTCCACTAGTAGCAGGGGCCGACTAGTTCAGCTCGTTACAAATGTCTCTCTTCTAGAGAAGCATTGACCGCCAGCACTTCGAATTTCATCACTCAAACCAAAAGGATTTTGAACGGTATGTAGAACCCCGCCTCTTCTGTTTTGCCACAATAATGATATGCCGTGAATTCCGATCGTCACTATTAATCCCTTGTATTTGAACCTCCTTTTCTTATTTTGTTGAGCAGCCAATTCGAAACGGTACGTTAGGACATGCGTGGGGTATCTCTGGGCTGCAAGGCACAACTTAACTTCCAAGCTCTATCTTCCTCACTCTTGTTGAGCTGAGCAATCTTAAAGAACTCGAGCAAAACCAACTCCTGCAAAGCTGGATTACTGACTATCTTCAAATCAGCAGTGGTGTTTTTGCCAAGATTGAGAGAGAACCGAGATCTCCTTTTCATGCCATCCTCCTCAACGTAGCGAACTTGCAAGGTTTCAATATCGGCGATCACTCTTGTAAGCTTGAGATGCTTATCAATATTGATGAGTTTTTGGTTCAAGAAAGTATTGGCTTTGCGGTAATTAGGATTCCCATCGGTAACAAAGGTCAAATCTTGAAGGAATAATGAAAAGTAGGGAACGACTGGATAATTGTATTCATtgttctccaagaagactCTGAGCTTTTCACGATAGAcattgaagttgttctGTGGATGTGCCACTGTGCAAAGGTATTCGTATAAGTGAGTGTATTTCGGACTGAGATCTTCCCAAATTCTCTTTATTCTTGTTATCAAATGTGATTGTAACGAGGTGATGATGGCCACCATGGAGTTGAAATTGCGCATCTCGTAGCAGCTGAAGCTGACTTTGAGCCATTGCTTCACTTGGTTAACTCTCTGCTTGTCGGTGAGACCAGGCTGCAAGATAGACTCGAGTACGTATCCCGACAAACAATTTGTGAACAATAATGATTGTCTGACATTATTTGCTAGCTTGAGAtgtgctttctttgcagTATAATTCTCATTGAGCAATTCACTAGATCTAATCGAGCAGAATATTTCTGACTCAATTAGAGTCAATTGGTTCGATAACTCCAAAACCTGAAAGTCCAACAAGTTTGGTCTATATTGATCAAGCTCCCATTTTTCCTCACATAATTTGAACCAGGTTGGTAAAAGCATCTTTAGAGGTACCACACCATAGCTTCGCatctcaagaaattggCGTGGGCACCACGCCtctccaagtacttgacgGAACTTGAGCACGGTGCTCTCGACAGTAGCCTGCTGCGCTTTAGTGAGCAAAGTGCCTGAAGTTGGAGCCAGCCCTGATAATGAAAGACCCATCGTCATGGATTTTAAAGAGCTTGCAATAGAGCTGTTAGAACTTATCCTTGAAAGCTCATGTCCATCGATTCCAGAGTTGCGGGACAGATCATCTAGATCCCTAATGTCACCAATTGAGTCCTTCCGGTTAAGTTTCTTAAGTGTGATGTGTCTTTCGTGAATCTGCTTCCTTTCCTTGCCTTTTACATCCCTAATAGAAAGCCTGGCAGCTAGCTCGATTAGACGCATAGCATCGAGAGGCAAGTGAGGATAGATACCCTCGTTGAAAAAATTAATGAGGGTGCACAACAAGGGAGTATCTGTGTCATGATCCCAGTATGATTCCATCCAGATTCTGAATATTGCGATAATCAAGCGCcgtctcttcttgagaCGAACTTCCAATAAGGCATCGTTGCTCTTTTCGAAATTTGTTCCCTCCGTCTCCTCAAATCTTGAGATGAGGCCTTCAAGCAAGTCCATTCCGCTGGCAAAACTCCTCAAACAGATGAAAAATCcggagatgaagaagtacTGAGGTGGCAAATCCTCGTTCGTGAGAGTGTAAATCAACCCCTTGAAAGAGGCGCCCAACAAGGTACCATTAGcatccacaagaagctcgtcCTTTATCGAAAAAGAACGGCTTTCTGTTGACCCAGAAGCAATGAAAGGTTGAAACTCAGCTGTGGTAGCGTCGAATGGAGTATCATCAGTTTCGACAAGCATTACCTTGTGTAGCAAATCGACTCCCGTAGGAGTCATACCAAGCCCGCCGGGTTTTCCTGAACGTATCATGGAGTACCGATTTGTAGATCttccattctttttcttcataaCACGAAGATCCttattcttcaatgagTGTGATTGAACCATGCCAACGGAGCATTCACGAATAAAATCAACTGGATCTATTCTCATTTTGAGGTAATCAGGATATGATCTCTCGGAACTCAATTTGAAATCACCAATCTGATCGAAGAGCTCGTTTATGGAACGAACGCTTATATTGATGGCTTTGATAGTCTTGGCTGCGACCTGTCTCAACTTAAGACCCTCCTCAGTGAAGACGTAGTCCTGGTTATGCGAGGTATTATCGCTGTTGAATGTTCGTGACGTTTGATCCTCACCGACTGTTTTGTTGATAAGCACTTTCACACAAGTGACCAACTGATCTCCAAATGACATGAACGCATCCATTGAAGCATCAAGGTCAGTGGACTTGCTAGAAGTATAATTCATGCCTGTCTTTGagatgaaaagaagttCACTCAAGAGTAAGAGAATATGGCATGATATCTTCTCGAGCAAAACACATCCCTGTGGATTATGCTCTATTAAATCTAAACGTCCCATTATAAGTGACAAGTATGAGTAAAGAATACCCTTAATCTCTGTAACCCTTTGTTTGGCCAATGGAGGTGTAGGTAGGAGGGGATATGTATTCAAATCACTCTTTAGTCtcttttcagcttctttctcaatgaTGTCTTTACTTTCTGTAAGCCAGACGTCAAAGAAGTAGACACCCCTCCTTATGACCAGGAGTACAAAAAGAGTCAATATCTCGACCTTCTCAAAGTTCGTTGTGCCCTTATACTCAGCAGCTTTTTTCATAAGTTCCCACCAGTCATACATGAAGGCCTTTCTTGCCTTACGTACCACCGGCTTTTTAACGATTATCTCACTGGATCTTGAAAGACAGTCTGTCTCGTCAAGCAAGCAACGAACACCGTCTTTGATGTCATTCAAGTGTTTATTAGAAAACGTCTTTCCGTGTGGACCGTCACGAGAAAGTGGATTTGAGAGGAAGTGTCCACAAGCATTGAGCAAAGGAAACATAAAGTGCGAGAATTTAGCCTCGTCCGAGTTGATAAATTCGGTTTGATTGGCTCCATCGGTAGTAATTGCCATGGCGAAATAGTTCATGGGAACCCAACCTCTTTCTAAGGTCTCGATCAAAATAACTTCTCCCCAACCAGAGTCATCAATTGTGTGGACAAATGCGATATCGTTCTTCTCGAAAGACAAACAGACTGAGTTTTCTGACTCAAGCTGTGATTCTGTTGCATCGAATGAATGCAATGCCCGGATGAAGAGCGACGACATATCCTCATCCTCAGTTGTACTGGAGGCAGTCGACCATCTCGAGCGGTCCATCTTTTCAGAAGAAACGTCATGCCTCGAGCTGTTTGCTGAACTTTCATCGTATAGTATGTTAAGACCACTAGCTGGTTTCGTAAATTGAGTCCCGGGAGGCAAATCACCTCTTGGAGGAACCTCGTCTTGTAAAACGTTGTGATCATACAGGGTATCATTTTTCATTGGAGCACTGGACAAGTTCGAGGATGTGCTCAATATTGAGGTGTCCTCATCAtttgcagcagcagacgTTGGATCGACTAGACCATGCTTCTCGTGAAGTCTTTTATAAAGCAAACTAGTCCTGCTCGTGCGTCCTTGGTTCTCACTCAGCGCTTTTTGAGCCTTGGAGCTAAAATTTTCATGGAATAAATGCGATTCTCTTGATACGTTAGTGCCTGTTTGGAGTAATGTTACCGATAGTCTTTTAAATTTGTGTGGTACTTGCAGTTGAGCAACTTTGGAGGTGGCTGGGGCAGCTTGTTCAGAAGTCGGGTGTATTTCATCATTGAACCCATTAGCATTAAGAACAGGAGTTTGGTCGAATATAGCATCGTTCTGGCCATGCATCTCGGTGTTGAGCCTAGGCGTCTCATCAGGATCGAAGGAGCCTGGCATTTCACTAACTCCTTGTTCATTGGATTCTTGCCGCAACAACGAGTTGTTGATAGACGAGAAACTGGGCTCGCTACCGTTGATGGCTGTGTAGTACGACTTCAACGTCTGGCTAGAGGTCTCGGGTAAAATGGCTGATTCTTGCCTCACACgtgaaggagaagcacTTGTCTGGGACTCCGTGTCGTTAAAGTCCGAGCCAAAAAGCTCTGAGCTTTCGTCAATGTCATCctcattctcttcctcgatTGGATCTCTGAGAGGAAACGTCGACCGCCGCTCGGTTTCGACCGGCGAGTAGACGCTCAGAGAGACAGAGTAATGCAGTTGGGCCATTCAGGAGGCAATGTCAATTATGgggttttttttttggctgaCAGGTTAATATAAATGACGTTTATATGGTGGTTACTCAGCTCGGGTAAAAAGGCTAAGATTCAAGAAACATTCCTTCGCGTAGACACACAGGACGCGTTCCTGAAAAGGGAGtgtaattttttttcgtcGACACCGACGATCTGCGCGAGAGACATACTTGGAAATCGACAGAAGCTCAGAGAAAGTTCCTAGTAAAAGAGTTCTCAAGAAGAGTTTTTGAGGACCCGTCTTAAACAAATGAATAAAGGCGCCTCAGTCTTCGGGTATAATAAGTAGTTAAGACAGACTACAAAAATGAAATTCCTGTGTCAGATTACCTTTGTAACATTTGGACATGTAATCTTTCAACCTTCCATTTTTGTTCTGAATTTTCGTATAAGGCTCTCAAGGCGATTATTGCAGTGTCTGAACAAGTGACTTTACCGGGGGGTCTCGAATTCGGTCGTGGCGTTCGCCAATTGGGCAATCTGTAGATGCGAGGCCCTGAGAAGGCACTACCCTGAATTTGTGTAATATGGCCATTCGTCTAGATTGCTCAGGTAAAAATATGTTGTTTGGTAGTGATACATGCGATTACTAGATCTGGGCCTGGCGGTTTCAGGGCATACTGTGCGCCAGGCTAATGGTCGCAGCAGTTCTCCCTGGGTTACATACTGAATGCTTATCGATGTCTTCATATTTTGGAACTTGCACGTTGAGTGTCAGCtattattttctttttcaggTTCGTTCTAAACCACATTCTCCGTTATCTGGTTCCACGAATGAGCCCCACTAAAGTGCTTTTTCGCAGGTGTGCGATGCTAACCTACACCTCCAGACGTTCTCTCCTGCACTACATCGCATCGAGATTCGAAGAGCTATTCACAAATTCCATCGCTATGGCTACTTATACGTGCCAAACCTGTCAGGCTGTGGGCCTGGAGGATATAGGCAAGCATCTATCGACGACGCGTCACAAACTAGTCAAGTATAATCCGTTGGACGAGGTGATCAAATGTGAAGATTGTGAGGATTCGAACATTCATCTCTTGAACATGATAAGGTACGGCCTCTCTGATATCAGCCTTCTATGTAACGATTGCAAGCTGAAGCAAAGCTCTGGAGAGATTTCGGCTACATACTCTCTCTCAAATGGTTCTTTGTTTGTCAAGTTGCCTCAGTACTTCAAGTTTAGAGACATCCACTGTGGCATCTGCGAACTGGAAAGTGATCTTCATGTGGCTAACGACGGGTCAACGCAATACATATACTGCAAGAAGTgcattgatgagaaaatCCCCTCAATCAAACGGAATTTATCCTTTGTTAGTGAAGATAGCGACTCGTTCTTGTTTGCCCTACTAGGCATCAAAGAGTATGTTCCTAAGCCGGGGGCGAAGGCAAAGAAACTTGCTCGAAAAGTGAAAGGTAAAGGTGgaaaaagacaaagaaaacttAAGCCTGATGcagaggaaagaaaagctcaCTATGAGTCCAAAATGGCCACCAAGGCAAGGTTTCAGCAGGCTAAAACAGTGAAAGCAGTGGGCTCCTCATCCACACCTTCGCCCACCCTCTCCCGTTCAGCGACTCCTCGCTCGTCTACTCCTAATAACCCCAAGAGAGACACAAAGAAAACGACAGCATCGAAGCCAAAAGGTGCAAAACCATCGAGGACACCGACACCCCAACCTGAGATGAAAGAGAAATCCGATCCAAAAGAACATATTGCGAAAAAAGCTCAGTCTGtctcaaaaccaaagaaagaatcaAATGGCATGCCTTCAAAATCATCTACGGTTAAGGCTGAACAAAAGATAGACAGGAAGACCAGTAAGTCTGCGAGCTCAAAGGTCAACGGTGGTTCAAAGAAGACTAATGATAAAAAGGCACCCCCACAGACACCAGAAGCACCTCCAGCCAAGTCAAAAAAGCAAGAGGACGAGAAGCAAACATCTCCTGGGCACAGTAAAGGACAAATGCTGGCTACTACCACTTCCTTGAAATTACCTCCGAACATTTATGAGATCAAGCCGGCGCCAGAACCGCCTATGCTGTACCCAGACTTGAAATCTTACTTCAATGAAATGTGTATCAATTTattgcttgaagaaaaggcaCAACTCAATGCTGAAAGAATTCCCATGTTAGGTCCTGACGAATTCGTGTTGGAGTGGTATCAAGAGAATGATCTAAAACACAAACAGTATAAAGCTCAGGTCCTTCTTACCCCTGAGATTCTTGACAGGTATCTCACAAAAAATATGCAAGCAGTCAAGCAAACTCCATTTTCACAAGACCAAGGTTTGATCTTGCTTTTGGATGATCGAATACCCTGGTACGGCAGAATAGCCATGGTAGACACTTTTAGCTCCCAAAAACCACAGAAAAAAGGCTACAAAGGCAAAGGAAAATCCAGACCGCCAAGTTCAAATCACCCTCAAATCTGTGAAATGGCCgttgagctcttctcttggAATACGATGCCTCTTCCAACTACAGTTGATATTAAACACTTGAAGCTACTACCAGTGTCTGTTCCTGTTAGTAGAATTTTCACGGCAATGCTGAACTTGCGTAACCCATCCTTCATTGACTTGGTTTTGGGTAACAAAGAAGTAAAGCAAATTAATTTCAAAAACTACTTGCAACTCACTAGGGATACGTTTAATGAGTCTCAGAAAATAGGCTTGCAATCAGTTCTCAATAATGCCATCACCGTCTTGCAAGGACCGCCGGGAACTGGAaagacttcaacaattcatGAAATTATTTTGCAATTACTTGAAAAGATGAATGTATCACCAATTTTGGTGGTTGCAGCCTCTAACATTGCCATCGACAATATCGCGGAGAAACTATTACCAAAATACGGAAAGTCCATTTTGAGAATAACATCGCTCCAGAAGGAGTTTGAGTATAACAGAGACCATCCATTGGCATCCATTTGCTTACACCATATGACCTTTGATGGCCTTCCtttgcatcttcaagaagctctcaAAGACTTACGAAGACCAGGCGTAAAGGTAAGCAAGAAACAGTACCAGCTGTTAATGTCTGCATTGATAACTCAATCAAGTAAGTTAATTGCGCTGAAAAAGGTGATATTGACTACAACCGTTGCCGCTGGCAGCATGCAATTAAAAGCTCTTCCCAAAGTCCCAGTTGTTATAATGGATGAGGCCACCC
This window encodes:
- the VMA2 gene encoding H(+)-transporting V1 sector ATPase subunit B; the protein is MLSDKELYELNKKAVTEGFKIKPRINYNTVGGVNGPLVILDNVKFPSFNEIVNLTLPDGSVRAGQVLEVRGSKAIVQVFEGTSGIDIKKTRVEFTGENLKIAVSEDMLGRVFDGSGRPIDKGPRIFAEDYLDINGSPINPYARIYPEEMISTGISAIDTMNSIARGQKIPIFSASGLPHNEIAAQICRQAGLVRPTKDVHDGHEDNFSIVFAAMGVNLETSRFFKQDFEENGSLERTSLFLNLANDPTIERIITPRLALTTAEYLAYQTERHVLTILTDMSSYADALREVSAAREEVPGRRGYPGYMYTDLSTIYERAGRVEGRNGSITQIPILTMPNDDITHPIPDLTGYITEGQIFVDRQLSNRGIYPPINVLPSLSRLMKSAIGEGMTRKDHGDVSNQLYAKYAIGRDAAAMKSVVGEEALSTEDKLSLEFLEKFEKNFIAQGAYEDRSVFDSLDLAWSLLRIYPKEMLNRISPKILNEFYDRARDQDEDDEDENPDKSHDLIDA
- the ACO2 gene encoding aconitate hydratase ACO2, whose product is MLSSRSTVHVSKRLLARRLATSSTSDLASAFSVPPEYEARTPPYAKLITNLQEVRNLVNDKPLTLAEKILYSHLVDPNESLSACNGDLSNIRGQQYLKLHPDRVAMQDASAQTALLQFMTTGMSRTAVPASIHCDHLIVGKDGAESDLTSSIATNKEVFDFLQSCGEKYGIQFWGPGSGIIHQIVLENFSVPGLMMLGTDSHTPNAGGLGAIAIGVGGADAVDGLTGTPWELKAPKILGVKLTGRMNGWTSPKDVITHLAGILTVRGGTGYIVEYFGEGVETLSCTGMATICNMGAEIGATTSTFPYQDAHRRYLIQTNRGPISQAADVALHKYNFLKADDGAEYDKIIEIDLNTLEPHINGPFTPDLSTPISDFGTKAKADGWPSNVSAGLIGSCTNSSYQDMSRAASIIIQAEKAGLKPKIPFFVTPGSEQIRATIERDGLTEIFERNGAIVLANACGPCIGQWDRTDVPKTSTSSNAIFTSFNRNFKARNDGNRNTMNFLTSPDIVTAMIYSGDMNFNPLTDSIKKENGDEFKFSPPEGVELPGEGFIKGREEFYPEANPQPKPEVQVNVSPDSDRLQILEPFDPWSGDELSTTVLLKVEGKCTTDHISAAGSWLKYKGHLENISYNTLIGAVNKETGEVNTAYDLNGDAYGIPELMFKWKEEKRPWIVVAEHNYGEGSAREHAAMSPRFTGGSIILVKSFARIHETNLKKQGMLPLTFADEADYDKISAGDQITTIDLRDMVAKNGDNGGTLRIRVAKKDGSDEFEILCKHTMSKDQIEFFKAGSAINYIGNLKKEQEAAAASAKH
- the BUD5 gene encoding Ras family guanine nucleotide exchange factor BUD5, translated to MAQSHYSVSSSVYSPVETERRSTFPLRDPIEEENEDDIDESSELFGSDFNDTESQTSASPSRVRQESAILPETSSQTLKSYYTAINGSEPSFSSINNSLLRQESNEQGVSEMPGSFDPDETPRLNTEMHGQNDAIFDQTPVLNANGFNDEIHPTSEQAAPATSKVAQSQVPHKFKRLSVTLLQTGTNVSRESHLFHENFSSKAQKASSENQGRTSRTSLLYKRLHEKHGLVDPTSAAANDEDTSILSTSSNLSSAPMKNDTSYDHNVLQDEVPPRGDLPPGTQFTKPASGLNILYDESSANSSRHDVSSEKMDRSRWSTASSTTEDEDMSSLFIRALHSFDATESQLESENSVCLSFEKNDIAFVHTIDDSGWGEVILIETLERGWVPMNYFAMAITTDGANQTEFINSDEAKFSHFMFPLLNACGHFLSNPLSRDGPHGKTFSNKHLNDIKDGVRCLLDETDCLSRSSEIIVKKPVVRKARKAFMYDWWELMKKAAEYKGTTNFEKVEILTLFVLSVIRRGVYFFDVWLTESKDIIEKEAEKRLKSDLNTYPLLPTPPLAKQRVTEIKGILYSYLSLIMGRLDLIEHNPQGCVLLEKISCHILLLLSELLFISKTGMNYTSSKSTDLDASMDAFMSFGDQLVTCVKVLINKTVGEDQTSRTFNSDNTSHNQDYVFTEEGLKLRQVAAKTIKAINISVRSINELFDQIGDFKLSSERSYPDYLKMRIDPVDFIRECSVGMVQSHSLKNKDLRVMKKKNGRSTNRYSMIRSGKPGGLGMTPTGVDLLHKVMLVETDDTPFDATTAEFQPFIASGSTESRSFSIKDELLVDANGTLLGASFKGLIYTLTNEDLPPQYFFISGFFICLRSFASGMDLLEGLISRFEETEGTNFEKSNDALLEVRLKKRRRLIIAIFRIWMESYWDHDTDTPLLCTLINFFNEGIYPHLPLDAMRLIELAARLSIRDVKGKERKQIHERHITLKKLNRKDSIGDIRDLDDSSRNSGIDGHELSRISSNSSIASSLKSMTMGLSLSGSAPTSGTLLTKAQQATVESTVLKFRQVLGEAWCPRQFLEMRSYGVVPLKMLLPTWFKLCEEKWELDQYRPNLLDFQVLELSNQLTLIESEIFCSIRSSELLNENYTAKKAHLKLANNVRQSLLFTNCLSGYVLESILQPGLTDKQRVNQVKQWLKVSFSCYEMRNFNSMVAIITSLQSHLITRIKRIWEDLSPKYTHLYEYLCTVAHPQNNFNVYREKLRVFLENNEYNYPVVPYFSLFLQDLTFVTDGNPNYRKANTFLNQKLINIDKHLKLTRVIADIETLQVRYVEEDGMKRRSRFSLNLGKNTTADLKIVSNPALQELVLLEFFKIAQLNKSEEDRAWKLSCALQPRDTPRMS